ATGGACTCTTAATGAGACAACACGGCTTCCGGGCGGGAATGTCCCGGATCGGAGCTCTCAGGACGTGCTGGTAACAGTAGAGGCGACTAGACAAATGAACCACTACTCCAGGCCGATTATAATTTTGGCCACACAGTATGTGAAGAACACATTCAACAGCCTCAAATGCTCTGCAGTCCTCCAAGCGCTCAGAGAGGAGTTTAATATCCCGACGTATCTGATGAGAATaatcggtataatcgaggcgacaataggaaacctggaaggaatggaagaggtttccgatcggatatctgagacgacacttgaggtcgagtgcgattgatgaaaccctagtattgccatctggaccAGAcatgattttgtaagtagcacgtacggcgtgccgcagtgctacacctctttggagagaagttttcatatgaaaacttttcttgatggtctcaccaggattcgaaccctggcgttcagcgtcaaaggcgaaggtgctaacctctgcgctttgTTGGCTGGGTACTTATCTATACCTCTCAGGATGGAACGAGGAGCGGCGCAAGGATCCATACTTGGACCCGATCTTTAgaatgccagttatgatggaatGCTTCGAACAGAAATGCCAGACGAAACCTTTCGAGTAAgatatgctgacgacatcgtTGCACTCATCATGGCAAGAGACATAGAAGGTGCAAAGCGCAAACTACGACTGGAGATGCTAAGGGCAAAAGACTGGCTGGACTCCCACGACTTGCAACTTACCATGCAGAAGACAGAGTTGCTActcctaacgagaaaaaatatcccagtggaagtggatatgcgCATAGACGACatactggtgaagaccaagagatcggtaAAATATCTAGGGATACGACTAGATACAAATCTGATCTATGCGGAGCAAATCCTGCATGCGATAACTAAGGCCTCGAGTATATCGGCGCAACTCAGCCGATTGTCTCTTCCGAGCAGGCGCAGACTCTcaatggagacatgcaatagcatcctcctctatgggAATGAAATATGGGACCATACACTGCAGACAACATGccgagcgaaatccctgctctcgcCACTAAGGACGGCGGATCTAAgggtcatatcatcctaccAGACAGTGGCGGAGGCCGCAGCCCTTGTTATAGCCGGTCAGCCGCACCAGATAACTCGTAACCCAGTTTTTTAGGCCTGGCTGGatggacgtattggcgatgttctcaaatagtttggcatgactgaccgtgtcgaatgccttcgaaagGTCTAGTGCCTCGAGGCCcgtttggtttgccggggaaggtcaaTTTCATCAGGTGCAATAGGAGGCGGTCAATTTgttcaggtgcaatggaaggCGGCGGCCCAGATAACTCGCAAaccagcgttttaggcctggcTAAATGGGCGTATTGGCAATGTCCTCAAAAAGTTTGGCATGACTGCGTTTTAGGCCTGGCTGGATGGACGTATTGGTGAtgttctcaaatagtttggcatgattgaccctgtcgaatgccttcgatgggtctagtgccacgaggaccgtccaaTCACATGATCTGCGCTGATTAAAGCTACGGAAAAAGTGTGCGTCGAAGACATGCAacgcatttgttgtcctatgcagtcttcgaattTCATGCTAAtgcttggcgaatggaaattttccaacgAGCTTGAAACTTGAATAGAGCTGCCACCACAGTTTTCTACAGACACTAATTGTTCGccatatttcgtattttgctaaTTTGGATCATTAGGAAAATTTGAACGATATGCGTTTccctatttccaaaaaaacaaaaaatctgctTAACACCAAGCATGTTTTTGCTGTTtcgaaattaattttctaattcttttctttatataatccaaagatttgttttttttttaatacatttaCAGGGCCAAATTAACCGAAGGACTATAACAGCCATTTTTGTTTATGATCGCTTCACCAACACATCCGGAGCCATGCCATCTCTTTGGTCTGGTGGACCTAACTTGACTTTTGCCAACGTCAATTTGAGGAGTCAAACTTCTCGAGGCATCAATTCAACTGTGGAaatttatgtaaaataaaaataagagaccaatatacaaaatattgaaaaaaaaaagaaagtaaaataaaaagcgGCAATGTAATCTGgccctatgttgggaggcgtaaaactactcacagtctcaaatgtcagcgaaatcgtaatcatacagaccgatctccctttatcgggagatcggtctgtatgactgctatatctatatatagtccgatttgaatcgtatttacgtcagatatcgggaggcttaaaataaccaactgttttaaatttcagcgaaatcgggtaataaataaagcttttatggccttcagaccctttatctggagatcggtatatatgacagctaaatctaaatatagtccgatctgaattatatttaggtcgaatgttGAGAGgaccaaaactactcactgtttcacatgtcagcaaattcggataaaaaataaagcttttatttttttcagaccccttatcgggagatcggtctatatcgcagcaatatccaaatatagtcccatctaaaCTATGTTTAGGTAAgatatcgagaggcttaaaataactcgctgtttcaaattcatatatacatatacatgggagctatgtctaaatctgaatcgattttgataaaattttgcagatatgttaagaccagcaacaaaacaatccgtgtcaaattttgtgcagatcggttgaaatttgtaactgctatggccatttaagtgcaaatcggccgatatatatacatgggagctatatctaaatctaaaccgattttgataaaattttgcagatatgttatgatccgcaacaaaacaatccgtgccaaattttgtgcagatcgattgaaaattgcagctgctatggccatttaagtgcaaatcgggcgatacatatatatgggagctatatttaaatctgaaccgattttgataaaattttgcagatattttaagatcagtaacaaaacaatctgtggcaaattttgtgcagatcggttgaaaattgtagctgctatggccatttaagtgcaaatcgggcgatacatatatatgggagctatatccaaatctgaaccgattttgatgaaaacttgcagatatgttaagatcagtaacaaaacaatccgtgccatcttttgtgcagatcggttgaaaattgtagttactacggccatttaagagcaaatcgggcgatacatatatatgggagctatatctatatctaaaccgattttgataaaattttgcagatatgttaagatcagtaacaaaacaatccgtgccatcttttgtgcagatcgattgaaaattgcagctgctatggccatttaagtgcaaatcgggcgatacatatatatgggagctatatcaaaatctgaaccgatttatatgaaaacttGCAAATATGCTAAGaccagcaacaaaacaatccgtgccatcttttgtgcagatcggttgaaaattgcagctGCTATgggcatttaagtgcaaatcggcaaATATataaacatgggagctatatctaaatctgaaccgatttttaccaaactcaatagcgttcatccttgggccaaaaaagagatatgagcaaaatttcgtaatgatTGAacgacaaatacgacctgcactttgattacaagaatacatggactcacagacggacggccggacaaacggacatggctaaatcgaatcagaaagtgattctgtgtcgatcggtatacttatcaatggctctagctcttctccttcttagcgttgcaaacaaatgcacaaatttataataccctgaccacagtggtggtgtagggtataaaaagttcggccgggacgaatcttgggatcccaccaccatgggcgctgctaagaatttatacaaaataaatttagttgaaaagcataaatttattctacataaccAACCTTCTACCAgatcatcaaaaattaaagcttctacgaaccgaacagggataatcgagagaccggtttatatggcagctatattacgcTATAGActaatttagaccgtacttggcacagatgttggaagtcataacagaacatgacCACATGCGAGATTTCAGCTAAATgcgacaacaattgcggctggcaagggctcaagaagtgaaattgggagatcagtttatatgggagttacatgaccaatttcagccaaattggatgaaaatttaagcttccaggggctcaagaagtcaaatcgggagatcggtttacatgggagctataccaggttaaataccgatttgcaccctacagagcacagttgttggaagtcacaacagaagacagcatacaaaatttcagccaaatcggacaaaaattgcgtcttgttgAGGATCAAGAAGTTACTTCCgatgatcgttttatatgggagctatatcaggttaaataccgacttggaccgtactaagcacagctgttggaagtcgtaacaaaccaccgcatacaaaattctgacaaatcggaccacaattgcggcttccaggggctcagaagtcaaatcgggagattggtttatatgggagctatatcaggttatagaccgattttaaccctactcagcacagttgttggaagtcgtaacagaataccgcatacaaaatttctgccaaatcggacaaaaattgggcttgtaaaggctcaagaagttaaatagggagaagttaaatgggagctatatcaggttaaacaccAATTTTaaccctacttagcacagtttttagaagtcgtaacagaacaccgcatacaaaatttctgccaaattggacaaaaataacGGATTCCAGGAGCTCCagtagtctaatcgggagatcggtttatatgggagctatatcagattatagaccgatttggaccgtacttgacagaaTTGATATAAGTCTTaacgaaacaccgcatgcaaaatttcagccaaatcggataaaaattgcggcttctagggactcacgaagtcaaatcgggagatcggtatatatgggagctatatcttaatctgaaccgatatggcctttttgaTATCCCCAatcaatgacctacatctatagttagtatctgtgtaaaatttcaagcggctagctttacgcgttcgaccgctatcgtgatttcaacagacggacggacggacggacatggctagttcgactcagaattttcgaattactttttgggttcctagatcattatttcgaggtgggtgttacaaacgaaatgactagattagtataccctcatcccatGGTAGTtggtataataattttatgtaatgggttgcccaaaaagtaattgtggattttttaaaagaaagtaaatgcatttttaataaaacttagaatgaactttaagcaaatatactttttttacactttttttctaaagcaagctaaaagtaacagctgataactgacagaagaaagaatgcaattacagagtcacaagcggtgaaaaaatttgtcaacgccgactatatgaaaaatccgcaattactttttgggcaacccaatatataatgtGATTGGAAATCATCAGAGATCAGcatagatactttatattgatataggtctttggggattgcaaatgggtcatatcgggtcagacttcgatatagctcccatatgaaccgatctcccggtttgacttcttgagcccatgaaagccacaatgtttgtccgatttgtccgaaagtttgcacatagtgttctgttatgatttccaacaactgcgccaaacaaggtctaaatcggtcaagaacctgatatagctgccatatggaccgatatcctGATATGACAAGCATGACCGGCGACAATAGTAATAGTTCGAAAAACAACACTTACAACATGGTATCTATGAccatgaaatgaaaaataaatccgGTCTCAAAATCGTTCACTTCAATGCTCAAAGTTTGACCTACAAAATGGACGAATGTAGAAATATATTTATATCTTCTGGCATTGACATAATCTGCATCTCTGAAAACTGGTTTCACCCAAGTGTCTTCGATTCAATATACCAGCTTGATGGATATAATCTCAAACATAGCAAATGGTCTAAAATTCTAAACTATGTGTTGTTCCAATGCGGACAGCGAAATTTAATAGTTATTCATTGAAATTAACAATAATATCCTCGTTGGTTGCGTCTACAAACCGAGTGGAACAATCAAGTGTTCAAACTTTTGCAAACAAgtggaaaaaattgaaaattaatcgACTAAATACAAAGATGTAATAATTCCTGGAGATTTTAATAATGATCTATTGACCGATAAGAGGAATGATTTGAAGGAATCAATGCAAGAAATTGGCCTTCAACCGATCAATACAGAAATCCCTACTCATTACATCAAAACTTTATTGGATGTATTCTTCGTCCGTAATATCAGAAATGTTTTACAATACGATCAAGCGTCGGCCTGTATGTTTTCCAAGCATGACATGTTATTTCTAACTTATGACAGCTTAACATCTGAGAGAGATGAGATTCTTAGCTACAGGCATTCCAGATTGGGATGCCATATAATAATTGGGATGCCATATATCAATATGAGTCTATTGATGATCAAGTTAAATTCCCTCAGGAGCAAAAAGTGCCTCTAGTTAGCAGAATTCGCAAGCAGAAACTATGGTTTAATATGGAAATCAATGAACTGATAACACTTAGAGATGAAGCATACCAAAAATGGGAAGAATCTATTTCCAATTCCAATGGAAATGAAGAATCTACAACaacattgacaaattttaaaacatatcAAGACTACAGATGTAATGTTGTCACGGGTATTAGAAAGGccaaaacaaaatactataaATTAAAGTTTCAAAATGCCATTGACAATGAGGCAACGTGGAGGACGATAAACAAAATTGGAATTCCTAAACATCAAGAAAAGAAATGCCACCAAGATGCTGATGATGATTCTACTAAGATTGACGTTGCCAAGTCATGCTCCAATATTGGTATAATATTCAATGAAGATCTATGCTGGACAAAGCATATGCAATCAACACTAGCTAAAATAGAGGTAATGCTGAGAAACCTATGGGTGGTGAAAGAAGctaaaaaatagttaaaaaaatatttgatgccttttggatggatggatgtgAAATATTCTACTATTGTGATAACACTGATTTTGCGGAGCTAGCAGTTGCATTCAATTAAATCGCCGATTACGTTTATAATGAAAATGTGAGGAATATAACAATCTCAGACTAATCCAAGCTCCATAACATGAGTTTCGAAAACCTATTGAAGTACAAATGTCTTTTGTTCGTATACAAAATTATTAACTCGAAAGAACAGGAATATCTctatggaaaaataaaattcaatccaATATCTGAAATTAAAGATTTAGCTTAAGCTTTcgttcttcttctttctttctttttttttattagaatctcgtcaacaaataaataaatcaattaTATTGATAAGAAATTATTGCGAtttatttgttgtgtttttttaacccaccaccataggatagggggttggGTCATttcgttggcaacacatcgaaatatgcgtctgataacccattaagtatatatattcttgatcgtcatgtcattttaagtcgatctagccatgtccgtccgtctgtccatccatgcgtgtgtctgtccaaagcaaagctagccgcttgaaattttgctcaaatacttcttattagtggttggtcggttgggattgttaatgggccaaatcggcccatgtattcatataactgccatatgaaccgatcttgggtcttgacttcttgagcctctagagggtgcaattctcgtccgatttgattgaaattgattgcacgtagtgttttcatatgacttccaaaaactgtgatgagaatggcgcaaataggtacataaTCTGCTATggctgccctataaactgatctgggagcgtgtcttcttgagcctctagagagcgcaattctcatccgatttggcacaaatttcgttgtacaacggcttctcccatggccttcaacatacgtgtgtaatatggtctgaatcgatctatagcttgattcagctcccatataaaccgatctcccgattttgctttttttttgccccgaatcggattataacttgatatagcgcctTGTCCTccatccttattcattattctttgtttgcctaaaaaggaaTACAGCGGAAAGAACtggacagatgcgatccatggtggagggtatataagattcggcccagccgaacttagcacgctcttacatgttttttttttttttttttaacccaccaccataggatagggggtatattcattgattcatttcgtttgcaccacatcgaaatatcaatttctgaccccataaggtatatatatttcggatcgttgtaaaattctaagacgatttaacaatgtccgtgtgtctgtccgtccgtctgttgtaatcactctacagccttcaaaaaatgagatattgagctgaaatttggcaccgctACGTCTTTTTGAGGCACGCTGGTGaggttcttgaatgggccaaatcgaaacatatttggatatagttgc
The genomic region above belongs to Stomoxys calcitrans chromosome 5, idStoCalc2.1, whole genome shotgun sequence and contains:
- the LOC106089098 gene encoding uncharacterized protein LOC106089098, which produces MKFLTSFCLIVSLATLGWAASASWGRRNSSDYLMLRENVVRTPIRNRNWSVNVDFPKPGQINRRTITAIFVYDRFTNTSGAMPSLWSGGPNLTFANVNLRSQTSRGINSTVEIYVK